In the genome of Polaribacter sp. MED152, one region contains:
- a CDS encoding DUF2834 domain-containing protein, translating into MKKVFALLCIVGIVYPYYYIFKFIETNNWEWSTSLFFEQINQNYAMNILNADLTIAATSFLIFLIYRLRVKAIKKNQFIKYLVSLFIVGFSLALPLYLYDNYNKND; encoded by the coding sequence ATGAAAAAAGTCTTTGCGTTATTATGTATTGTAGGAATAGTTTATCCATATTATTACATTTTTAAATTTATTGAAACAAACAATTGGGAATGGTCTACTTCGCTATTTTTTGAGCAAATTAACCAGAATTATGCAATGAATATTTTAAATGCGGATTTAACTATTGCAGCTACATCTTTTCTAATTTTTCTTATTTATAGATTAAGAGTAAAAGCAATCAAAAAAAATCAATTTATAAAGTATTTGGTTTCTTTATTTATTGTTGGCTTTTCTCTAGCACTACCATTATATCTCTATGATAATTACAATAAGAATGATTAA
- a CDS encoding regulatory protein RecX: protein MFKPQKKSFTVDEIKRKIEQFCVYQDRCHKEVEQKMRDYELIPEAREMILLSLMQDNFLNEERFAKSFARGKFRIKNWGKQRIIRELKFREISAYNIKTALKEIDEQEYLDTIYRITEKRSQSVLETNSYKKKKKLIDFLMRKGFENELIFKTVNDVLEETN, encoded by the coding sequence ATGTTTAAACCTCAAAAAAAATCGTTTACTGTAGATGAAATAAAGCGCAAAATCGAGCAATTTTGTGTTTATCAAGACAGGTGCCATAAAGAGGTTGAACAAAAAATGCGCGATTATGAGCTAATTCCTGAAGCTAGAGAAATGATTTTGCTTAGCCTTATGCAAGATAATTTTTTAAACGAAGAGCGTTTTGCAAAAAGTTTTGCTAGAGGTAAATTCAGAATAAAAAATTGGGGAAAACAACGTATAATTAGAGAACTTAAGTTTAGAGAAATTTCTGCCTACAACATAAAAACAGCGCTCAAAGAAATTGATGAGCAAGAATATTTAGATACAATTTATAGAATTACAGAAAAAAGAAGCCAGTCTGTTTTAGAGACAAATAGCTACAAAAAAAAGAAAAAACTTATCGATTTTTTAATGAGAAAGGGTTTTGAAAACGAGCTTATATTTAAAACCGTAAATGATGTTCTAGAAGAAACTAATTAA
- a CDS encoding NAD-dependent epimerase/dehydratase family protein codes for MSTVILVLGASGQIGTELTQKLRKIYGNTNVIASDIRKGSDELMSSGPFEIIDATDKQTILETVIKYKVTQVYLLAAMLSATAEKMPQKAWNLNMNSLLAVLDLAKEKHIEQVYWPSSIAVFGPLTPKENTPQQTVMQPSTVYGISKVSGEFWCNYYHEKFGVDVRSLRYPGIISWKTKPGGGTTDYAVDIYFKALEEQKFECFLSENTRLPMMYMNDAVDATIQLMQAKPEDVKIRTAYNLSAIDFTPQEIAEEIKKHIPNFEISYNPDFRQAIADSWPSSIDDSEARKDWNWKHNFDLKSMTEDILNNLKEQ; via the coding sequence ATGAGTACTGTAATTTTAGTTTTAGGTGCAAGTGGCCAAATTGGTACAGAATTAACGCAGAAATTGCGTAAAATTTATGGCAATACAAATGTTATTGCTTCGGATATTAGAAAAGGTAGTGATGAGCTGATGTCTTCTGGACCTTTTGAAATTATCGATGCTACAGACAAACAAACCATTTTAGAAACAGTTATTAAATACAAGGTTACTCAAGTGTATTTATTAGCTGCAATGCTATCTGCTACTGCAGAAAAAATGCCACAAAAAGCATGGAATCTAAACATGAATTCTCTTTTAGCTGTATTAGATTTAGCGAAAGAAAAACACATTGAGCAAGTATATTGGCCAAGTTCTATAGCTGTTTTTGGGCCATTAACCCCTAAAGAAAATACGCCTCAACAAACAGTAATGCAACCTTCTACAGTTTACGGTATAAGTAAAGTTTCTGGAGAGTTTTGGTGCAACTATTATCATGAAAAATTTGGGGTAGATGTAAGAAGTTTACGTTATCCAGGTATTATTTCTTGGAAAACAAAACCTGGAGGAGGAACCACAGATTATGCTGTAGACATTTATTTTAAAGCATTAGAAGAACAAAAGTTTGAGTGTTTCTTATCAGAAAATACACGTTTACCAATGATGTATATGAACGATGCTGTAGATGCAACCATACAATTAATGCAAGCAAAACCAGAAGATGTAAAAATTAGAACTGCTTATAATTTATCTGCCATAGATTTTACGCCTCAAGAAATTGCAGAAGAAATTAAAAAGCACATTCCTAATTTTGAAATCTCTTATAACCCTGACTTTAGACAAGCAATTGCTGATAGCTGGCCTTCATCTATAGATGATTCTGAAGCTAGAAAAGACTGGAATTGGAAACATAACTTCGACTTAAAATCTATGACAGAAGATATTCTTAACAACTTAAAAGAGCAGTAA
- a CDS encoding TolC family protein, producing the protein MNKYFYVFCLLVFTLNSKAQEGPISLSLDKAIELALENSYNTRAAVNDIASAEKKVWETTTIGLPQINGAIDYQNFLKQPITVADINGDGVDEEFVFGTKQNVNASVTLSQLLFDGTYLVGLQSAKTFLKISEQAKEKTELVTREAVINAYGNVLISENSISILKNNIKILQKNYDDAKKIYANGLNEEEDVEQLEITLGDVKNQLSSVLRLNEIAYQMLNLSLGNSIDTELVLTDTLDSLTEENISINLVGETFLIENHIDYRIAENDREAKRLMMKLEQSKNLPSLSAFVNYGTQAFSNEFSFFRGSQRWFQSSLLGVSLKVPIFSSFGRSSKIAQAEIALNTADLRLEETKQRLELQAKKAKSDYQLSIESYQTAKKNLGLAERIEKKQRIKFFEGISSSFNLLQAQTQLYTQQQNYIQSMLNVITNKAALENALNIPIK; encoded by the coding sequence ATGAATAAATATTTTTATGTATTCTGCTTATTAGTGTTTACATTAAATAGTAAAGCTCAGGAAGGCCCAATTAGCCTTTCTTTAGATAAAGCCATAGAATTGGCTTTAGAAAACAGCTATAATACAAGAGCAGCTGTAAACGATATTGCTTCTGCAGAGAAAAAAGTTTGGGAAACTACCACTATTGGTTTGCCTCAAATTAATGGAGCTATCGATTATCAAAACTTTTTAAAACAACCAATTACTGTTGCAGATATTAATGGTGATGGTGTAGATGAAGAGTTTGTTTTTGGTACAAAGCAGAATGTAAATGCGTCTGTTACCTTATCTCAACTTTTGTTTGATGGAACGTATTTAGTGGGTTTACAATCTGCCAAAACTTTCTTAAAAATATCTGAACAAGCCAAAGAAAAAACAGAATTGGTTACTAGAGAAGCTGTTATTAATGCGTATGGTAATGTTTTAATATCCGAAAACAGTATTTCTATTCTAAAAAACAACATTAAAATTCTTCAAAAAAATTACGATGATGCTAAAAAAATCTATGCAAATGGATTGAATGAAGAAGAGGATGTAGAACAGCTAGAAATAACTTTAGGAGATGTAAAAAATCAACTAAGTAGCGTATTAAGACTAAATGAAATTGCATATCAAATGCTAAACCTATCTCTAGGTAATTCTATTGATACTGAATTGGTTTTAACAGACACTTTAGATTCTTTAACCGAAGAAAACATCTCTATAAATTTAGTAGGTGAAACCTTCTTAATAGAAAATCATATTGATTATAGAATTGCCGAAAATGATAGAGAAGCAAAACGATTAATGATGAAATTAGAGCAAAGCAAAAACTTGCCAAGTTTAAGTGCTTTTGTAAACTATGGTACACAAGCTTTTTCTAACGAATTTAGTTTCTTTAGAGGCAGCCAAAGATGGTTTCAATCTTCATTATTGGGTGTTAGTTTAAAAGTGCCAATTTTTAGTAGTTTTGGTAGAAGCTCTAAAATTGCACAAGCAGAAATTGCTTTAAATACTGCAGATTTAAGGTTAGAAGAAACCAAACAGCGTTTAGAGTTACAAGCTAAAAAAGCAAAAAGCGATTACCAATTAAGTATAGAAAGCTACCAAACAGCAAAGAAAAATTTGGGATTAGCAGAAAGAATAGAAAAGAAACAGCGAATTAAGTTTTTCGAAGGTATTTCTTCTAGCTTTAACTTACTACAAGCACAAACGCAATTATACACACAACAACAAAATTACATTCAATCTATGCTTAACGTTATTACTAACAAAGCAGCATTAGAAAACGCATTAAACATACCTATTAAATAA
- a CDS encoding N-acetylglucosamine kinase, producing the protein MILVADSGSTKCDWILYNHKESNPLKIRTKGLNPAVLNKKNFLKIVASSKELESVKDRVQEIKFFGAGCGSKTNQQKVNEILTSYFTNAKCTTKEDTMAAVLATTKEPAVVCILGTGSNCCYFDGQNIHMKTPALGYLLMDEASGNYFGKELLKSYYYLTMPKELASLFNTEYSLNEKDVLKGLYQSKRPNKYLAGFAPFLFKYQEHKFINDLLLDGFRTFVNHHVLKHREALKHVPVHFVGSIAFYGQKQIKQVLAERGITGGVFIKNPLDHIVEHKINIH; encoded by the coding sequence ATGATTTTAGTTGCTGATAGTGGCTCTACAAAATGCGATTGGATTCTATACAACCACAAAGAAAGTAATCCTTTAAAAATTAGAACAAAAGGTTTAAATCCTGCTGTGCTTAATAAAAAGAATTTTCTAAAAATTGTGGCATCTAGCAAAGAATTAGAAAGCGTTAAAGATCGAGTTCAAGAAATTAAATTTTTTGGAGCTGGTTGTGGCTCTAAGACTAATCAGCAAAAAGTAAATGAAATTTTAACATCTTACTTTACAAATGCAAAATGCACTACCAAAGAAGATACAATGGCTGCTGTTTTAGCTACCACTAAAGAGCCTGCTGTGGTTTGTATTTTAGGTACAGGTTCTAATTGTTGTTATTTTGACGGACAAAATATACATATGAAAACCCCTGCTTTAGGCTATTTATTAATGGATGAAGCTAGTGGAAATTATTTTGGTAAAGAATTGCTTAAAAGCTATTACTATTTAACCATGCCAAAAGAATTGGCAAGCCTATTTAATACAGAGTATTCATTAAATGAAAAAGATGTTTTAAAAGGCTTGTATCAATCTAAAAGACCAAACAAATATTTGGCTGGTTTTGCCCCTTTTTTATTTAAATACCAAGAACATAAATTTATAAATGATTTACTGTTAGATGGCTTTAGAACATTTGTAAATCATCATGTTTTGAAACATAGAGAGGCTTTAAAACATGTGCCTGTGCATTTTGTTGGCTCTATAGCTTTCTATGGCCAAAAACAAATAAAACAAGTGTTAGCAGAAAGAGGAATTACAGGTGGTGTTTTTATAAAAAACCCTTTAGATCATATTGTGGAACATAAAATAAACATCCATTGA
- a CDS encoding efflux RND transporter permease subunit encodes MNKNQQNKTDKEFKLSSWAINNKTTMYVAIFLILVLGISAYFSMPREDFPEIKETKIYISTLYPGNTAEDIEKLITDPLEDQLKGLSGIVEITSTSQEDYSMIIVEFDDDMDVEVAKQRVKDKLDTEKASEDWPTFNGAKVDPNAFDLSMSEEIPFLNINISGDYPLQKLKEFAEYLQDDIEDLSEVKQADIRGVQDKEVEIAVDIYKMMAVEVSFDDITSAIQRGNVTSSAGNLIASGQRRTIRILGEIDKPSDLENFVIKSERGNSIYLKDVATVTFREKDKTTFARKEGKQVVMLDVKKRAGKNMVAAAEEVKVIVEEAKASYFPSNLDVTITNDLSDKTIGQVDDLVNNIIFGVILVVIVLMFFLGFKNALFVGFAIPMSMFMSLMILGALGYTLNTMILFGLIMGLGMLVDNGIVVVENVYRLMDEEGMSRVEAAKKGIGEIAYPIIISTVTTVAAFVPLGLWPGLFGQFMIYFPITLSVVLGSSLVVAIFFNSVLVSQFMTTEDKEMPLNKIIRTSVIVAGIGILILIFGGAYRALGTVMIFTAIMLWVYRLILRKAANYFQRNTLVWLENFYEKMLKGALKGWKPGLITIGTFLLLFAAFGGFGWSLSTQRTKVEFFPDNKPNQVVVYIEYPEGTDIYETNKITKEIEQRVYSVLNQDMYMDGDRNFMVESSVSQVGEGAGNPQTDGGSAAEMPHKGKITASMRQYKYRRGLDSEALRQKVQEALTGIYPGVLISVEKDANGPPTGAPINIELEGNNYEELIATAERMRAFVNTRNVPGIDELKIDVNKDKPSMKVIVDRKKAGELGVSTGQVGQQLRNAIFGAKAGIYKEDGDDYDINVRFEEDIRYNKSALFNQKITFRDMASGQVRAIPVSAVASQTNSSGFSAIKHRDTKRVVTVYSQLAPGYVDAAAVVNQIKEEMKNFEGKPENINIDYTGQIEEQNKQQAFLGGAFFKGLALIFFILIFQFNSVSKPGIIMIAIFLSFIGVFGGIVLTGSSFVIMMTMMGIISLAGIVVNNGVVLLDYTQLLIDRRKEKLGLEDNAYLPKKDLLEAVVKAGKARLRPVLLTAITTILGLIPLAIGLNIDFFSLFSEFDPKIYMGGDNVIFWGPLAWTVIYGLFVATFLTLIVVPILFYLITQFKMWLRKKTANNEEKAELAYTENVRIDEKNQI; translated from the coding sequence ATGAATAAAAATCAACAAAATAAAACAGATAAAGAATTTAAGCTTTCTTCGTGGGCCATTAACAATAAAACCACAATGTATGTAGCTATTTTCTTGATTCTTGTGCTTGGTATCTCTGCCTACTTTAGTATGCCTAGAGAAGATTTTCCAGAAATTAAGGAAACAAAAATTTACATCAGTACTTTATATCCTGGAAATACAGCAGAGGATATAGAAAAGTTAATTACAGATCCGCTTGAAGACCAATTAAAAGGGTTAAGTGGTATTGTTGAAATAACCTCTACATCTCAAGAAGATTATTCTATGATCATTGTTGAGTTTGATGATGATATGGATGTAGAAGTTGCCAAGCAACGTGTAAAAGACAAGTTAGATACAGAAAAGGCTTCTGAAGATTGGCCAACGTTTAATGGTGCAAAAGTAGACCCGAATGCGTTTGATTTAAGTATGTCTGAAGAAATTCCATTTTTGAATATTAATATTTCAGGAGATTATCCACTTCAAAAATTAAAAGAATTTGCAGAGTATTTACAAGATGATATTGAAGATTTATCTGAGGTAAAACAAGCAGATATTAGAGGAGTACAAGACAAAGAAGTAGAAATTGCTGTAGACATCTATAAAATGATGGCTGTAGAAGTTAGTTTCGATGATATTACAAGTGCCATTCAAAGAGGTAATGTTACATCATCTGCAGGTAATTTAATTGCAAGTGGCCAAAGAAGAACTATTAGAATTCTAGGTGAGATTGATAAACCATCAGACTTAGAAAACTTCGTTATAAAATCTGAAAGAGGTAATTCTATTTACCTAAAAGATGTTGCAACTGTAACTTTTAGAGAAAAAGACAAAACTACGTTTGCCAGAAAAGAAGGGAAACAAGTAGTTATGTTAGATGTTAAAAAACGTGCTGGTAAAAACATGGTTGCTGCTGCAGAAGAAGTAAAAGTAATTGTAGAAGAAGCCAAAGCATCATATTTTCCTTCTAACTTAGATGTAACCATAACCAATGATTTATCTGATAAAACTATTGGTCAAGTAGATGATTTAGTAAACAACATCATTTTTGGGGTTATTCTAGTAGTTATCGTTTTAATGTTTTTCTTAGGCTTTAAAAATGCACTTTTCGTTGGTTTTGCAATACCTATGTCTATGTTTATGTCTCTTATGATTTTAGGAGCCTTAGGTTATACACTAAACACTATGATTCTTTTCGGATTAATTATGGGGCTAGGAATGTTGGTAGATAATGGTATTGTGGTTGTAGAAAACGTATATCGTTTAATGGATGAGGAAGGTATGAGCAGAGTTGAAGCTGCCAAAAAAGGTATTGGAGAAATTGCTTACCCTATTATTATTTCTACTGTAACAACAGTTGCAGCCTTTGTTCCTTTAGGTTTATGGCCAGGGTTATTTGGTCAATTCATGATATATTTTCCTATTACTTTATCAGTAGTTTTAGGTTCTTCTTTAGTAGTTGCAATTTTCTTTAACTCGGTTTTAGTATCACAATTCATGACTACTGAAGACAAAGAAATGCCACTAAATAAAATAATAAGAACCTCAGTAATAGTTGCAGGAATTGGAATTCTAATTTTAATTTTTGGTGGTGCTTATAGAGCTTTAGGTACAGTAATGATTTTTACTGCTATTATGCTTTGGGTATATAGATTAATTCTAAGAAAAGCTGCCAATTATTTTCAAAGAAACACCCTAGTTTGGCTAGAAAATTTTTACGAAAAAATGTTAAAAGGAGCTTTAAAAGGATGGAAACCTGGTTTAATTACAATTGGTACATTCTTACTATTATTTGCTGCTTTTGGTGGTTTTGGCTGGTCTCTTTCTACTCAAAGAACAAAAGTGGAATTCTTTCCAGATAACAAACCAAATCAGGTTGTTGTTTATATTGAATATCCAGAAGGAACAGATATTTACGAAACTAATAAAATTACCAAAGAAATTGAACAACGTGTATACAGTGTTCTAAATCAAGACATGTATATGGATGGTGATCGTAACTTTATGGTAGAAAGTTCGGTTTCTCAAGTGGGTGAAGGTGCAGGAAATCCTCAAACAGATGGTGGTTCTGCTGCAGAAATGCCACATAAAGGTAAAATTACGGCTTCAATGCGTCAGTACAAATACAGACGTGGTTTAGATAGTGAAGCATTGCGTCAAAAAGTACAAGAAGCACTAACAGGTATTTATCCTGGAGTATTAATTTCTGTAGAAAAAGATGCAAATGGTCCACCAACTGGTGCACCTATTAACATTGAATTAGAAGGTAACAATTATGAGGAATTAATTGCTACTGCAGAAAGAATGCGTGCCTTTGTAAATACTAGAAACGTACCTGGAATAGACGAATTAAAGATAGATGTGAATAAAGATAAACCATCTATGAAAGTAATTGTAGATCGTAAAAAAGCAGGTGAGCTAGGTGTTTCTACTGGGCAAGTTGGCCAACAATTACGTAATGCAATTTTTGGTGCAAAAGCTGGTATTTATAAAGAAGATGGAGATGATTACGATATTAACGTTCGTTTTGAGGAAGACATCAGGTATAACAAATCTGCATTATTCAATCAAAAAATAACGTTTAGAGATATGGCTTCTGGCCAGGTAAGAGCAATACCTGTATCTGCTGTAGCTTCGCAAACCAATAGTTCTGGATTTAGTGCTATTAAGCACAGAGATACCAAACGTGTTGTTACTGTTTACTCTCAATTAGCACCTGGTTATGTAGATGCTGCTGCTGTAGTAAATCAGATTAAAGAAGAAATGAAAAACTTTGAGGGTAAACCAGAAAACATCAATATAGATTATACAGGTCAAATTGAAGAACAAAATAAGCAACAAGCCTTTTTAGGTGGAGCATTCTTTAAAGGTTTAGCCTTAATTTTCTTTATTTTAATTTTCCAATTTAACTCGGTTTCAAAACCAGGAATCATTATGATTGCCATTTTCTTAAGCTTTATCGGAGTTTTTGGAGGTATTGTTTTAACAGGTTCTTCTTTTGTTATTATGATGACAATGATGGGTATTATATCTTTAGCTGGTATTGTAGTAAACAATGGAGTTGTACTATTAGATTATACACAACTTTTAATTGATAGGAGAAAAGAAAAACTAGGTTTAGAAGACAATGCTTACCTACCTAAAAAAGACTTGTTAGAAGCAGTAGTTAAAGCTGGTAAAGCAAGATTAAGACCAGTATTGTTAACAGCAATAACCACTATTTTAGGTTTAATTCCTTTAGCAATTGGTTTAAACATAGATTTCTTCTCGTTATTTAGCGAGTTTGATCCTAAAATTTATATGGGAGGTGATAATGTTATTTTCTGGGGACCATTAGCTTGGACAGTTATTTACGGTCTTTTTGTAGCAACCTTCTTAACATTAATTGTTGTTCCAATTTTATTCTACTTAATTACCCAATTTAAAATGTGGTTAAGAAAGAAAACAGCAAATAATGAAGAAAAGGCTGAATTGGCTTATACAGAAAATGTAAGAATTGATGAGAAAAATCAAATCTAA
- a CDS encoding efflux RND transporter periplasmic adaptor subunit codes for MKKIYSLVLTTLILFSCGDKKEQSIDDVIATKDIKQIRTKKAELDQKVQALSNDIKKLNTEIEALDTIKRVPLVTAITIKNEVFTHFLELQGNVKTKQNVLIYPEMPGTLETVLVKEGQKVYKGQVLARIDDGGLAQQVAQLEATTALAKTTYERQEKLWNQKIGSEIQFLQTKTNYEATKSQLAQLKKQLGKSTIRAPFAGVIDNVFKDQGTVVSPGPGSEVFRIVNLGNMFIEADVPESYISDIVPGKEVEIEFPVLGTTLDTKVRQTGNFINPANRTFRVEIGVPNQDRSIKPNLTAKLKINDYTSPEAILIPQSIISENAEGEQYVYKITDLNNEFGTAKQVVVKTGKTQGDVIEILEGITVGDKLIKAGARSVKDGQEVKISKS; via the coding sequence ATGAAAAAAATATATTCATTAGTACTTACAACCCTAATTTTATTTTCTTGTGGAGATAAAAAAGAGCAATCTATAGATGATGTAATTGCAACCAAAGACATTAAGCAAATTCGTACTAAAAAGGCTGAATTAGATCAAAAAGTGCAAGCACTTTCTAATGATATTAAAAAACTAAACACAGAAATAGAAGCGTTAGATACTATTAAAAGAGTGCCTTTAGTTACAGCAATTACTATAAAAAATGAAGTATTTACACATTTCTTAGAATTACAAGGAAACGTAAAAACTAAACAAAATGTATTGATTTACCCAGAAATGCCAGGAACTTTAGAAACTGTTTTGGTAAAAGAAGGCCAAAAGGTGTATAAAGGACAAGTTTTAGCAAGAATCGATGATGGAGGTTTAGCACAACAAGTAGCACAGCTAGAAGCAACAACTGCATTAGCAAAAACTACCTATGAGCGTCAAGAGAAATTATGGAACCAAAAAATTGGTTCAGAAATTCAATTTTTACAAACTAAAACTAACTATGAAGCTACAAAAAGCCAGTTAGCACAATTAAAAAAGCAGCTAGGCAAATCTACAATTAGAGCACCTTTTGCAGGAGTTATAGATAACGTATTTAAAGATCAAGGAACTGTGGTTTCTCCTGGTCCTGGTTCAGAAGTTTTTAGAATTGTAAACTTAGGTAATATGTTTATTGAGGCTGATGTGCCAGAATCTTACATTTCAGATATTGTACCTGGTAAAGAAGTAGAAATAGAGTTTCCTGTTTTAGGAACTACATTAGATACTAAAGTACGTCAAACAGGTAATTTTATAAATCCCGCAAACAGAACTTTTAGAGTAGAAATTGGTGTGCCAAATCAAGATAGAAGCATAAAGCCAAACTTAACTGCAAAACTTAAAATAAACGATTATACTAGCCCAGAAGCTATATTAATTCCACAAAGTATTATTTCAGAAAATGCAGAAGGTGAGCAATATGTTTACAAAATAACAGACTTAAACAACGAATTTGGAACTGCAAAACAAGTAGTTGTAAAAACAGGGAAAACACAAGGTGATGTTATAGAGATTTTAGAAGGTATTACTGTTGGTGATAAGCTAATAAAAGCAGGTGCTAGAAGCGTTAAAGATGGACAAGAAGTTAAAATTTCTAAATCTTAA
- a CDS encoding TetR/AcrR family transcriptional regulator — protein sequence MKDKILEKSQELFLNLGFKSVTMDEIANSLGISKKTLYKHYSNKTQLVEQVTDHLFDNICCEIDSVYDLVLNPIEELFEIKKVVLQNLKDEKSSPQYQLQKYYPKIYLELKNKQFGVMQGSIKENLSTGIELNLYRNDIDIEFISRLYFHGLVGVRDRDLFPLQQYSMNDLITNYLDYHLRGIATDKGIEELENQLNKQSVIYE from the coding sequence ATGAAAGATAAAATTTTAGAAAAATCGCAAGAACTGTTCTTAAACCTTGGTTTTAAGAGCGTTACTATGGATGAAATAGCCAACTCATTAGGTATTTCTAAAAAAACTTTATACAAGCATTACTCTAACAAAACGCAATTAGTAGAACAAGTTACAGATCATCTGTTTGATAATATTTGTTGTGAGATTGATAGTGTTTATGATTTAGTCCTAAACCCTATTGAAGAACTTTTTGAGATAAAAAAAGTGGTTTTACAGAATTTGAAAGATGAAAAATCGTCTCCTCAATATCAACTTCAAAAGTATTATCCAAAAATATATCTTGAGCTAAAGAACAAGCAATTTGGGGTTATGCAAGGTTCTATAAAAGAAAACTTAAGTACAGGCATAGAGCTTAATTTATATAGAAATGATATAGATATAGAGTTTATTTCTAGGTTATATTTTCATGGTTTAGTTGGGGTTAGAGATAGAGATTTATTTCCTCTTCAACAATACTCTATGAACGATTTAATTACCAACTACTTAGACTATCATTTAAGAGGAATTGCTACAGATAAAGGAATAGAAGAATTAGAAAATCAATTAAACAAACAATCCGTTATTTATGAATAA
- a CDS encoding polyprenyl synthetase family protein, which yields MDIKHYQEEFLSYLESKDWVQEPKNLYEPVDYILKLGGKRIRPVLTLMAADIFGADYNKALPAALAVEVFHNFTLVHDDIMDDAPLRRGKATVHEKWDINTAILSGDAMLILAYKYFENYKPEVFQKLAKLFSKTALEVCDGQQLDVDFETRKKVTIDEYLNMICLKTSVLVAAALKMGAIVAESDDKNADLIYDFGLNLGLAFQLQDDYLDTFGDPETFGKQIGGDIMENKKTFLYLKTLEVADKDTKKKLKYFYRKKLKDNGFKVVEVTRIYQMNDIPYLMSKEIEKYTQKAFDTLDQMDISEANKTNLRNFGTWLMNRTV from the coding sequence TTGGACATTAAGCATTATCAAGAAGAATTTTTATCCTATTTAGAATCTAAAGATTGGGTTCAAGAGCCTAAAAATTTATACGAACCAGTAGATTATATTTTAAAATTAGGGGGTAAACGAATTAGACCTGTTTTAACCTTAATGGCTGCAGACATTTTTGGAGCAGATTATAATAAAGCGTTACCAGCTGCATTAGCAGTAGAGGTTTTTCATAACTTTACTTTAGTTCATGATGACATTATGGATGATGCACCTCTTAGAAGGGGTAAAGCTACAGTTCATGAAAAATGGGATATTAATACAGCCATTCTTTCTGGAGATGCAATGTTAATTTTGGCTTACAAGTATTTTGAAAATTACAAGCCAGAAGTTTTTCAAAAATTGGCCAAATTATTTAGTAAAACTGCTTTAGAAGTTTGTGATGGTCAGCAATTGGATGTTGATTTTGAAACGCGTAAAAAAGTAACCATAGATGAGTATTTAAATATGATTTGTTTAAAGACGTCTGTATTGGTTGCAGCAGCTTTAAAAATGGGAGCTATTGTTGCTGAGAGTGATGATAAAAATGCAGATCTTATTTATGATTTTGGTTTAAACTTAGGGTTGGCTTTTCAACTCCAAGATGATTATTTAGACACTTTTGGAGATCCAGAAACTTTTGGTAAACAAATAGGTGGAGATATCATGGAGAACAAAAAAACCTTCTTGTATCTTAAAACATTAGAAGTTGCAGATAAGGATACCAAAAAGAAATTAAAATATTTCTACAGAAAAAAATTAAAAGATAATGGCTTTAAGGTAGTAGAGGTTACACGAATTTATCAAATGAATGATATACCTTACTTGATGTCTAAAGAAATAGAGAAATACACTCAAAAAGCTTTTGACACTTTAGATCAAATGGATATTTCTGAAGCAAACAAAACAAACCTAAGAAACTTTGGTACTTGGTTAATGAATAGAACAGTGTAA
- a CDS encoding nuclear transport factor 2 family protein — protein sequence MRKLAFYFVAFVILFACKTNEDKPTTEENFTKDKQAVNTFMDNWHLAATEANYENYFSKLDSTSIFIGTDASENWTKEEFEGFSKPYFDKGKAWDFKSLERNVYFNEDGSIAWFDELLKTWMGACRGSGVLERNENGWTLKHYVLSVAIPNEDIKEVIMAKRKNDSIFQSSFN from the coding sequence ATGAGAAAACTAGCTTTTTACTTTGTTGCATTTGTAATTTTATTTGCTTGTAAAACCAATGAAGATAAACCAACTACTGAAGAAAATTTTACGAAGGATAAACAAGCTGTAAATACTTTTATGGACAATTGGCATTTGGCAGCAACTGAGGCCAATTATGAAAACTACTTTTCTAAATTAGATTCTACATCAATATTTATAGGTACAGATGCTTCAGAAAATTGGACAAAAGAGGAGTTTGAAGGGTTTAGTAAACCTTATTTTGATAAAGGTAAAGCTTGGGATTTTAAAAGTTTAGAACGTAATGTATACTTTAATGAAGATGGTTCTATTGCTTGGTTTGATGAATTATTAAAAACTTGGATGGGTGCATGTAGAGGTTCTGGAGTATTAGAAAGAAATGAAAACGGATGGACGTTAAAACACTATGTTTTGTCTGTTGCAATACCTAATGAAGATATTAAAGAAGTAATTATGGCTAAAAGAAAAAATGATTCTATTTTTCAGAGTTCATTTAATTAG